One genomic region from Cellulomonas hominis encodes:
- the purM gene encoding phosphoribosylformylglycinamidine cyclo-ligase gives MTESITYAAAGVDTEAGDKAVELMKDAVRATHGPQVLGGVGGFAGLFDASALVGYRRPLLATSTDGVGTKVAIAQAMDVHDTIGFDLVGMVVDDIVVVGAKPLFMTDYIACGRVVPERIADVVRGIAAACSVAGTALVGGETAEHPGLLGPDEYDVAGAATGVVEADGLLGPERVRVGDVLVALGSSGLHSNGYSLVRRVVEVAGWSLDRDVPELGRTLGAELLEPTRVYASDCLALVERAGGAVHAFSHVTGGGLAANVARVLPAGLVADVPRGSWTLPPVFSLVQAAGGVPWTDLERTLNLGVGMVAIVDAAGADAVQRHAAELGLTAWHLGEVRALDPERDTDALGPDLVAGTKGVQGGAVRLSGTYRTA, from the coding sequence GTGACCGAGAGCATCACCTACGCCGCCGCGGGCGTCGACACCGAGGCCGGCGACAAGGCCGTCGAGCTCATGAAGGACGCCGTGCGCGCGACCCACGGGCCGCAGGTGCTCGGCGGGGTCGGTGGGTTCGCCGGGCTGTTCGACGCCTCCGCGCTGGTGGGCTACCGGCGGCCGCTGCTCGCGACCTCGACGGACGGCGTCGGCACCAAGGTCGCGATCGCGCAGGCGATGGACGTGCACGACACGATCGGCTTCGACCTGGTCGGCATGGTCGTGGACGACATCGTCGTCGTGGGCGCCAAGCCCCTGTTCATGACGGACTACATCGCGTGCGGCCGGGTCGTGCCCGAGCGGATCGCCGACGTGGTGCGCGGCATCGCGGCCGCGTGCTCCGTCGCCGGCACCGCGCTGGTCGGCGGCGAGACCGCGGAGCACCCGGGGCTGCTCGGCCCCGACGAGTACGACGTCGCGGGCGCCGCCACCGGCGTCGTCGAGGCGGACGGCCTGCTCGGCCCGGAGCGGGTCCGCGTGGGCGACGTCCTGGTCGCGCTCGGGTCCTCCGGCCTGCACTCGAACGGCTACTCGCTGGTCCGCCGCGTCGTGGAGGTCGCCGGCTGGTCGCTGGACCGCGACGTGCCGGAGCTCGGCCGCACGCTCGGCGCGGAGCTCCTCGAGCCCACCCGGGTGTACGCGTCCGACTGCCTCGCGCTCGTCGAGCGCGCGGGCGGGGCGGTGCACGCGTTCAGCCACGTCACCGGGGGCGGGCTCGCCGCGAACGTCGCCCGTGTGCTGCCCGCCGGGCTGGTCGCGGACGTGCCGCGCGGCTCGTGGACGCTGCCGCCGGTGTTCTCGCTGGTGCAGGCCGCGGGCGGCGTCCCGTGGACCGACCTGGAGCGCACCCTGAACCTGGGCGTGGGCATGGTCGCGATCGTCGACGCGGCGGGGGCGGACGCCGTGCAGCGGCACGCCGCGGAGCTCGGGCTCACCGCGTGGCACCTCGGCGAGGTGCGCGCGCTCGACCCGGAGCGGGACACCGACGCGCTCGGGCCGGACCTGGTCGCGGGGACGAAGGGCGTGCAGGGCGGCGCGGTCCGCCTGAGCGGCACGTACCGCACGGCCTGA
- a CDS encoding DUF3073 domain-containing protein yields the protein MGRGRQKAKQTKVARELKYFSPDTNYRALEQELTGRGNDFVRDSRQDSDDEGDEYPPRWADER from the coding sequence ATGGGGCGCGGCCGTCAGAAGGCTAAGCAGACGAAGGTGGCCCGGGAGCTGAAGTACTTCAGCCCGGACACCAACTACCGCGCCCTGGAGCAGGAGCTCACCGGCCGCGGGAACGACTTCGTCCGTGACAGCCGCCAGGACTCCGACGACGAGGGTGACGAGTACCCCCCTCGCTGGGCGGACGAGCGCTGA
- a CDS encoding BldC family transcriptional regulator produces the protein MSAPHTENEILLTPSEVATLFRVDPKTVTRWAKSGKLSSIRTLGGHRRYRETEVRELLGGIPGQRDNEA, from the coding sequence GTGTCCGCCCCCCACACCGAGAACGAGATCCTGCTCACCCCGTCCGAGGTCGCGACCCTGTTCCGGGTCGACCCCAAGACCGTGACGCGCTGGGCCAAGTCCGGCAAGCTCTCGTCGATCCGCACGCTCGGCGGTCACCGCCGGTACCGCGAGACCGAGGTGCGCGAGCTGCTGGGCGGCATCCCCGGCCAGCGCGACAACGAGGCCTGA
- a CDS encoding DNA-3-methyladenine glycosylase 2 family protein, with protein sequence MTTTLPQDDLPTWIDRAVAYRAVSGRDPRYDGRLYLGVTSTGVYCRPSCPARTPRQENCRYYRSSAAAVAAGFRACRRCRPDALPGTREWDARADLAAQALRAIASGVVDEAGVEGLAARLHVSARHLQRVVVAEVGAGPAQIARSRRAQLARHLIDETRLPMADVAFAAGFASVRQFNDVMRETFGATPRELRARRRGPALPAPDARTPVDRARLALHLRHRGPLDAAAWFAHVERRAVPGLEVAEDGPDGYRVRRLAPAPHGPALVDVRLAADGSRVDVELELASVGDLAPTVARVRRWLDLDADPALVGAVLAEDPDLAPLVAARPGLRVPGTVDGYELAVRTVLGQQVSVAAARTLTARLVAAHGAPGPGGLRAFPRPEALAAVPVTELRGLGLTGARAATVLAVAEAVAGGLHLDPAADRERARAALLALPGIGAWTTEYVALRALGDPDAFCEGDLVLRRAVGRYAPTPDRAGSPSARAVRERSQRWRPWRGYAAQHLWTAVSADDPAAAPAP encoded by the coding sequence GTGACGACGACACTCCCGCAGGACGACCTGCCCACCTGGATCGACCGCGCCGTGGCGTACCGGGCGGTCAGCGGGCGCGACCCCCGGTACGACGGCCGCCTCTACCTCGGCGTCACGTCGACCGGCGTGTACTGCCGCCCGTCGTGCCCGGCGCGCACCCCCCGGCAGGAGAACTGCCGCTACTACCGCTCGTCCGCCGCGGCCGTCGCCGCCGGGTTCCGCGCGTGCCGGCGGTGCCGCCCCGACGCCCTGCCGGGGACGCGCGAGTGGGACGCCCGCGCCGACCTGGCCGCCCAGGCGCTGCGGGCCATCGCCTCGGGCGTGGTGGACGAGGCCGGGGTCGAGGGGCTCGCGGCGCGGCTGCACGTCAGCGCCCGGCACCTGCAGCGCGTCGTCGTGGCGGAGGTCGGCGCCGGCCCCGCGCAGATCGCCCGCAGCCGTCGCGCCCAGCTCGCGCGGCACCTGATCGACGAGACGCGGCTCCCGATGGCGGACGTGGCGTTCGCGGCGGGCTTCGCGAGCGTCCGGCAGTTCAACGACGTCATGCGCGAGACGTTCGGCGCGACCCCGCGCGAGCTGCGCGCCCGCCGGCGCGGCCCGGCCCTCCCCGCGCCGGACGCCCGGACGCCGGTGGACCGGGCGCGGCTGGCCCTGCACCTGCGGCACCGGGGCCCGCTCGACGCGGCGGCCTGGTTCGCCCACGTCGAGCGGCGTGCCGTGCCGGGTCTGGAGGTCGCCGAGGACGGACCGGACGGGTACCGGGTGCGGCGGCTGGCGCCGGCACCGCACGGCCCCGCGCTGGTGGACGTGCGGCTCGCGGCGGACGGGTCGCGGGTGGACGTGGAGCTCGAGCTCGCCTCGGTGGGCGACCTGGCGCCGACGGTGGCGCGCGTGCGCCGCTGGCTGGACCTCGACGCCGACCCGGCGCTCGTCGGCGCGGTGCTGGCGGAGGACCCGGACCTCGCGCCGCTCGTGGCCGCCCGGCCGGGCCTGCGCGTCCCGGGGACGGTGGACGGCTACGAGCTGGCCGTGCGGACGGTGCTCGGGCAGCAGGTGTCGGTCGCCGCGGCCCGGACGCTGACCGCCCGCCTGGTGGCCGCGCACGGGGCCCCCGGACCGGGCGGCCTGCGCGCGTTCCCGCGGCCGGAGGCCCTGGCCGCGGTGCCCGTGACCGAGCTGCGCGGCCTCGGCCTCACCGGTGCGCGCGCGGCGACGGTGCTGGCGGTCGCCGAAGCCGTGGCGGGCGGGCTGCACCTGGACCCCGCCGCCGACCGGGAGCGCGCCCGCGCGGCGCTGCTCGCGCTGCCGGGGATCGGCGCGTGGACGACGGAGTACGTGGCGCTCCGGGCCCTCGGCGACCCGGACGCGTTCTGCGAGGGCGACCTGGTCCTGCGCCGCGCGGTCGGCCGCTACGCCCCGACGCCGGACCGCGCGGGGTCGCCGAGCGCGCGCGCCGTGCGGGAGCGGTCGCAGCGCTGGCGCCCGTGGCGCGGGTACGCCGCGCAGCACCTGTGGACGGCCGTCTCCGCGGACGATCCCGCGGCCGCCCCGGCGCCGTGA
- a CDS encoding methylated-DNA--[protein]-cysteine S-methyltransferase has translation MTTTLETTAPAAPLLGTTFPTPAGDLAVLLTPDGVVRSAGFAPLAAAVARLPLDVAVRGHEVLTPAELAARGAGPALVADAVARYAAGDGAALDAVPVEQPGGPFQQRAWQAMRAIPPGGTATYAELALAAGSPSAVRAAGSACARNRVAPFVPCHRVLRSGGSLGGYYYGLDVKRALLALERGA, from the coding sequence ATGACGACGACCCTCGAGACCACCGCCCCGGCCGCGCCGCTGCTCGGGACGACCTTCCCGACCCCGGCCGGCGACCTGGCCGTGCTCCTGACGCCCGACGGCGTCGTGCGGTCCGCGGGCTTCGCCCCGCTCGCCGCCGCGGTGGCCCGGCTGCCCCTGGACGTGGCCGTGCGCGGGCACGAGGTGCTGACGCCGGCGGAGCTCGCGGCCCGCGGTGCCGGCCCCGCGCTGGTGGCGGACGCGGTCGCCCGGTACGCCGCGGGCGACGGCGCCGCCCTCGACGCGGTGCCGGTCGAGCAGCCGGGCGGCCCGTTCCAGCAGCGGGCGTGGCAGGCGATGCGCGCCATCCCGCCGGGCGGCACCGCGACGTACGCGGAGCTCGCCCTGGCGGCCGGCAGCCCGTCCGCGGTCCGCGCGGCCGGGTCGGCGTGCGCGCGCAACCGCGTGGCGCCGTTCGTCCCGTGCCACCGGGTGCTGCGCAGCGGCGGCTCGCTCGGGGGGTACTACTACGGGCTGGACGTGAAGCGCGCCCTGCTCGCGCTCGAGCGGGGCGCCTGA
- a CDS encoding DUF3618 domain-containing protein, with protein sequence MSDTTPKPSISDLETEIALTRAELAGTADALAARLSPKRQAADVKAGAQKLVRDAVGTDPAADPANRDRARILLAAGVGAVVLAVVLIARR encoded by the coding sequence ATGAGCGACACCACGCCGAAGCCGTCCATCAGCGACCTGGAGACGGAGATCGCGCTCACCCGCGCCGAGCTCGCCGGCACCGCCGACGCCCTCGCCGCCCGCCTGAGCCCGAAGCGTCAGGCCGCCGACGTCAAGGCCGGCGCGCAGAAGCTCGTCCGCGACGCCGTGGGCACGGACCCGGCGGCCGACCCGGCCAACCGCGACCGCGCCCGCATCCTGCTGGCGGCGGGTGTCGGGGCCGTCGTCCTGGCGGTCGTGCTGATCGCGCGGCGCTGA
- a CDS encoding phage holin family protein: MTTTSGSGSGPDQQSIGALISRLAEQTVRLVRAEIDLAKAELAQKAKAAGIGAGLLAGAAFLGFFTFVVLLTTVILALSEAMPPWLAALIVLVVLAIGTAVLGLLGVKSLQKSSPPQPEKAIAGLKEDADTLSRSVKEGLRR, translated from the coding sequence ATGACGACGACATCGGGCAGCGGGTCCGGCCCGGACCAGCAGTCGATCGGCGCGCTCATCAGCCGCCTCGCCGAGCAGACCGTCCGCCTGGTCCGCGCCGAGATCGACCTGGCCAAGGCCGAGCTCGCGCAGAAGGCCAAGGCCGCGGGCATCGGCGCGGGGCTGCTCGCGGGCGCGGCGTTCCTCGGGTTCTTCACGTTCGTGGTCCTGCTGACGACCGTGATCCTCGCGCTGAGCGAGGCGATGCCGCCGTGGCTCGCCGCGCTGATCGTGCTCGTCGTGCTGGCGATCGGCACCGCGGTGCTCGGCCTGCTCGGCGTGAAGAGCCTGCAGAAGAGCTCGCCGCCGCAGCCGGAGAAGGCCATCGCGGGGCTCAAGGAGGACGCGGACACCCTGTCCCGGTCCGTGAAGGAGGGTCTGCGCCGATGA
- a CDS encoding phage holin family protein has product MSKPDDEPRRPGLFSRLTEPLAERTRERFEHVEDRVRQSIQSEIDAVGRSVRARALEVRPSAVAFAVALLLTVFGLALLVTSAVVALALVVDLWLAALLVGVLLIGVAAGAAAWGRHRLPQPVRVAPVRPGPPDAEELVHPWAD; this is encoded by the coding sequence GTGAGCAAGCCCGACGACGAGCCGCGTCGGCCCGGACTGTTCAGCCGGCTCACCGAGCCGCTGGCCGAACGCACGCGCGAGCGCTTCGAGCACGTGGAGGACCGCGTCCGCCAGTCGATCCAGAGCGAGATCGACGCCGTCGGGCGCTCCGTGCGGGCCCGCGCCCTGGAGGTCCGGCCGAGCGCCGTGGCGTTCGCCGTCGCGCTGCTGCTCACCGTCTTCGGGCTCGCCCTGCTCGTCACGTCCGCCGTCGTGGCGCTGGCCCTCGTGGTGGACCTGTGGCTCGCGGCGCTGCTGGTCGGCGTGCTGCTCATCGGCGTCGCGGCCGGCGCGGCCGCGTGGGGCCGGCACCGGCTGCCGCAGCCCGTCCGCGTCGCCCCGGTGCGCCCGGGACCGCCGGACGCCGAGGAGCTCGTGCACCCCTGGGCCGACTGA
- a CDS encoding response regulator transcription factor translates to MTGVVRTVRVGIVVDEALGRSALAAVLDADPRITVVHAVDSCARARAVIAPQTVDVLVVDAALPDGNGVALGVVLQRADPRMGVLLLSAADDVSDLVLSVRTQVPRPWSHLSRTGGADASALVRAVVATAHGQVVLDGGPGGREPRRADDPIATLTEARMAVLRLVAQGLSNRSVGRLLGLSPRSVENHLAAVYRALGVTGEDVNPRVAAVLALRERDRVH, encoded by the coding sequence GTGACCGGGGTGGTGCGGACCGTGCGGGTGGGGATCGTCGTGGACGAGGCCCTCGGCCGGAGCGCGCTCGCGGCGGTGCTCGACGCGGACCCCCGCATCACCGTGGTGCACGCGGTCGACAGCTGCGCGCGCGCCCGGGCGGTGATCGCCCCGCAGACGGTCGACGTGCTCGTGGTGGACGCGGCGCTGCCCGACGGGAACGGGGTCGCGCTGGGGGTCGTGCTGCAGCGCGCCGACCCCCGGATGGGCGTGCTGCTGCTGTCGGCGGCGGACGACGTGTCGGACCTCGTCCTGTCGGTCCGTACGCAGGTGCCGCGGCCGTGGAGCCACCTGTCCCGGACGGGCGGCGCGGATGCGTCCGCCCTGGTCCGGGCGGTCGTCGCCACGGCGCACGGCCAGGTGGTGCTCGACGGCGGGCCCGGCGGGCGGGAGCCCCGGCGGGCGGACGACCCGATCGCGACGCTGACCGAGGCGCGGATGGCGGTGCTCCGGCTCGTCGCCCAGGGGCTGTCGAACCGGTCGGTGGGCCGGCTGCTCGGCCTGTCCCCGCGCTCCGTGGAGAACCACCTCGCCGCGGTGTACCGGGCGCTCGGCGTCACGGGGGAGGACGTCAACCCGCGCGTCGCAGCAGTGCTGGCGCTGCGCGAGCGGGATCGCGTGCACTGA
- a CDS encoding fluoride efflux transporter FluC: protein MGRPPRRATRPSGGPATPRPPRPPHPPGPEPAVPRPAHRQAALALLVAAGGAVGSLGRYGLAQAMSPQHGWPVGTLTANLAGAFLLGVLLEVLGRRGPETPGVQRARLALGTGVLGGFTTFSSLALETERLLAAGSVGTALGYAGLTLVAGVLAAAAGVAVVAAAHGRGSGR, encoded by the coding sequence ATGGGCCGGCCGCCCCGCCGGGCGACCCGTCCGTCTGGAGGCCCCGCCACGCCCCGCCCGCCCCGCCCGCCGCACCCGCCCGGGCCCGAGCCCGCCGTCCCGCGCCCCGCGCACCGGCAGGCCGCCCTGGCCCTGCTCGTCGCCGCCGGCGGCGCCGTCGGGTCGCTCGGGCGGTACGGGCTCGCGCAGGCGATGTCGCCGCAGCACGGCTGGCCGGTCGGGACGCTGACCGCGAACCTCGCCGGGGCGTTCCTGCTGGGGGTGCTGCTCGAGGTGCTGGGCCGGCGGGGGCCCGAGACGCCGGGCGTGCAGCGGGCGCGGCTCGCGCTCGGCACGGGGGTGCTCGGCGGGTTCACGACGTTCTCCTCGCTGGCGCTGGAGACCGAGCGGCTGCTCGCCGCGGGGTCCGTCGGCACGGCGCTCGGCTACGCGGGCCTGACCCTGGTGGCCGGCGTGCTGGCCGCGGCCGCCGGCGTGGCCGTGGTGGCCGCCGCGCACGGCCGGGGGAGCGGACGGTGA
- the crcB gene encoding fluoride efflux transporter CrcB, producing the protein MSAALLVALAGGVGAATRFWVDGTIRARGRTVLPVATIAVNVSGSFVIGLVAGAHLYLDLPATWQLLLATGFCGGYTTFSAAAVETVRLAQAGERGRALLSVLGTMLLTLAAVAAGTGLMALLAR; encoded by the coding sequence GTGAGCGCGGCGCTGCTGGTGGCGCTCGCGGGCGGCGTCGGCGCGGCCACGCGGTTCTGGGTGGACGGCACGATCCGGGCGCGCGGGCGGACGGTGCTGCCGGTCGCCACGATCGCGGTGAACGTCTCGGGCTCGTTCGTCATCGGGCTGGTCGCCGGGGCGCACCTGTACCTGGACCTGCCCGCGACGTGGCAGCTGCTGCTGGCCACCGGGTTCTGCGGCGGGTACACGACGTTCTCGGCCGCCGCCGTGGAGACGGTGCGCCTCGCGCAGGCCGGCGAGCGCGGTCGGGCGCTGCTCAGCGTCCTCGGCACGATGCTCCTCACGCTGGCGGCCGTCGCTGCGGGCACGGGCCTCATGGCGCTGCTCGCGCGCTGA
- a CDS encoding SpoIIE family protein phosphatase, with translation MTEVFVAPGEPADLDTCAREPIHVPGSVQPRGVLLAVQEAGAVVLQCSANVDAVLGRPADDVLGRSLPDVLGRAAARVVLEQLAAVPDHRTRNPGLVHVDVGDRTVVLDVVVHRPPPATAADPGPVYVVELEVADGPRPLTYGTSYESVRDAIADLNRTSTLEGLYESAARHVRRLTGFDRVMVYRFDAAYDGEVVAEDRRPDLEPFLGLHYPASDIPPQARAMYEKSWIRLISDAAYTPVPLVPAADPLSGRPLDLTYATLRSVSPVHCEYLRNMGVRASMSISLLRDGKLWGMVACHHYSGPHAPSYGVRAAAEFLGVALSARLVAQVEEDALTEVRRASGVLARLVAASRDEDVRLATALTRTGDLLDLVPGDGVVVRAGGELATRGRVPDAAGCEALAAWGSTLAEGVVASDRLAAREGAPDVPGAAGAVALALPDGGAVVWIRDEVVRTVDWGGDPHEKGRSVQDDGTVRLGPRASFALWQEQVRGRSVPWDERAAQNAADLRTHLVEALFRRGQAEVGAARALQRTLLPERLPAVPGWSVAARYEPSGTGQVGGDWYDVLALADGRVALAVGDVTGHGLPAAAAMGQLRNAVRAYLLDAAPPAVVLGRVGALARWTLPGQMATLALAVLDPATGEVEHSSAGHLPPLVVRADGTAAWERLLGSPLIGLLDGEPAAARVTLAPGDALLLLTDGLIERRGESLRVALDRTVREVGRPDPARLDEVAARLRDPRSDDDATLVLLARDAPGG, from the coding sequence GTGACCGAGGTGTTCGTCGCCCCGGGTGAGCCCGCGGACCTCGACACCTGCGCGCGCGAGCCGATCCACGTCCCCGGGTCCGTGCAGCCCCGCGGGGTGCTGCTGGCGGTGCAGGAGGCCGGCGCCGTCGTCCTGCAGTGCTCGGCGAACGTCGACGCGGTGCTCGGCCGGCCGGCGGACGACGTGCTCGGCCGGTCGCTGCCCGACGTGCTCGGCCGGGCCGCGGCGCGCGTCGTGCTGGAGCAGCTCGCCGCCGTCCCCGACCACCGCACCCGGAACCCGGGGCTGGTGCACGTCGACGTCGGCGACCGGACCGTCGTGCTCGACGTCGTGGTGCACCGGCCGCCGCCGGCCACCGCGGCAGACCCCGGACCCGTCTACGTCGTCGAGCTCGAGGTCGCCGACGGCCCGCGGCCGCTGACCTACGGCACGTCCTACGAGAGCGTGCGCGACGCGATCGCGGACCTGAACCGCACCAGCACGCTGGAGGGCCTGTACGAGTCGGCGGCCCGGCACGTGCGCCGACTGACCGGCTTCGACCGCGTGATGGTCTACCGGTTCGACGCCGCGTACGACGGCGAGGTCGTCGCCGAGGACCGCCGCCCGGACCTGGAGCCGTTCCTGGGCCTGCACTACCCCGCCTCGGACATCCCGCCGCAGGCGCGCGCGATGTACGAGAAGAGCTGGATCCGGCTGATCTCCGACGCCGCGTACACCCCGGTGCCGCTCGTGCCGGCCGCCGACCCGCTGTCCGGCCGGCCGCTCGACCTGACGTACGCGACGCTGCGCAGCGTCTCCCCGGTGCACTGCGAGTACCTGCGGAACATGGGCGTGCGGGCGTCGATGTCCATCTCGCTGCTCCGCGACGGGAAGCTGTGGGGCATGGTGGCCTGCCACCACTACAGCGGCCCGCACGCGCCGTCCTACGGGGTGCGCGCGGCGGCGGAGTTCCTCGGCGTCGCCCTGTCCGCCCGCCTGGTCGCGCAGGTCGAGGAGGACGCGCTGACGGAGGTGCGGCGCGCGTCCGGCGTGCTCGCCCGGCTCGTGGCCGCGTCCCGCGACGAGGACGTCCGGCTCGCCACGGCGCTGACCCGCACCGGCGACCTGCTCGACCTCGTGCCCGGCGACGGCGTCGTGGTGCGGGCGGGCGGCGAGCTCGCCACCCGCGGCCGGGTGCCGGACGCGGCCGGCTGCGAGGCGCTCGCGGCCTGGGGGAGCACGCTCGCCGAGGGCGTGGTCGCCTCGGACCGGCTCGCCGCCCGGGAGGGCGCCCCCGACGTCCCCGGGGCCGCGGGCGCCGTCGCGCTCGCGCTGCCCGACGGGGGCGCGGTGGTGTGGATCCGCGACGAGGTGGTCCGCACCGTCGACTGGGGCGGCGACCCCCACGAGAAGGGCCGGTCCGTGCAGGACGACGGCACGGTCCGGCTCGGTCCGCGCGCGTCGTTCGCGCTCTGGCAGGAGCAGGTGCGCGGCCGGTCGGTGCCGTGGGACGAACGGGCCGCGCAGAACGCCGCCGACCTGCGCACCCACCTGGTCGAGGCGCTGTTCCGGCGGGGCCAGGCCGAGGTGGGCGCGGCCCGGGCGCTGCAGCGCACCCTGCTCCCCGAGCGGCTGCCGGCGGTGCCGGGCTGGTCGGTCGCCGCCCGGTACGAGCCCTCCGGCACGGGGCAGGTCGGCGGCGACTGGTACGACGTCCTGGCGCTCGCGGACGGGCGGGTCGCGCTCGCGGTCGGCGACGTCACCGGGCACGGCCTGCCGGCCGCCGCCGCGATGGGACAGCTCCGCAACGCCGTCCGCGCCTACCTGCTGGACGCCGCGCCGCCCGCCGTCGTCCTCGGCCGGGTCGGGGCGCTCGCGCGCTGGACGCTGCCCGGGCAGATGGCGACCCTGGCGCTCGCGGTGCTCGACCCGGCGACCGGCGAGGTGGAGCACTCCTCGGCCGGCCACCTGCCGCCGCTCGTCGTGCGGGCGGACGGCACGGCGGCCTGGGAGCGGCTGCTCGGGTCGCCGCTGATCGGCCTGCTGGACGGGGAGCCCGCCGCCGCCCGCGTGACCCTCGCCCCCGGGGACGCGCTGCTGCTGCTCACCGACGGGCTGATCGAGCGGCGCGGGGAGTCGCTGCGGGTCGCGCTCGACCGCACCGTGCGGGAGGTCGGACGGCCCGACCCGGCGCGCCTGGACGAGGTGGCCGCGCGGCTGCGCGACCCGCGGTCCGACGACGACGCCACGCTCGTCCTGCTGGCCCGGGACGCCCCGGGCGGTTAG
- a CDS encoding FMN reductase codes for MTERTIVALSAGLGQPSSTRLLADRLAEATATELADRGQRPEVRVVELRDHAHDIVNAMLTGVPSPALAEVLETVTGADALIAVTPLFTTTYSGLFKSFVDILDKDALVGLPVLLGATGGTPRHSLALEYSIRPLFTYLRADVATTSVFAATDDWATGATAGEPNPLPARIRRAGAELAATVASRPARAPQDPFAGAPSFADLLGG; via the coding sequence ATGACCGAGCGCACGATCGTCGCGCTGTCGGCCGGCCTCGGCCAGCCGTCGTCCACCCGCCTGCTCGCCGACCGCCTCGCCGAGGCGACCGCCACCGAGCTCGCCGACCGCGGGCAGCGGCCCGAGGTCCGGGTGGTCGAGCTGCGCGACCACGCCCACGACATCGTCAACGCCATGCTCACCGGCGTCCCCAGCCCCGCCCTCGCGGAGGTGCTGGAGACGGTGACCGGCGCCGACGCGCTGATCGCGGTGACCCCGCTGTTCACCACCACGTACTCGGGCCTGTTCAAGTCGTTCGTCGACATCCTCGACAAGGACGCGCTCGTCGGCCTGCCCGTGCTGCTCGGCGCGACCGGCGGCACCCCGCGGCACTCGCTGGCGCTGGAGTACTCGATCCGGCCGCTGTTCACGTACCTCCGGGCGGACGTCGCGACCACCTCGGTGTTCGCCGCCACGGACGACTGGGCCACCGGCGCCACCGCCGGCGAGCCGAACCCGCTGCCCGCGCGCATCCGCCGCGCCGGCGCCGAGCTGGCCGCCACGGTCGCCTCCCGCCCGGCCCGGGCCCCCCAGGACCCGTTCGCGGGCGCGCCGAGCTTCGCCGACCTGCTGGGCGGCTAA
- a CDS encoding LLM class flavin-dependent oxidoreductase: MQFGVFTVSDITPDPTTGRTPDDTERVRSILAIAEHAEEVGLDVFATGEHHNPPFVASSPTTMLGYLAARTKRIVLSTATTLITTNDPVRLAEEYAMLQVISDGRMDLMMGRGNTGPVYPWFGQDIRQGIPLAIENYALLRRLWEEDVVDWEGKFRTPLQGFTSTPRPLDGVPPFVWHGSIRSPEIAEQAAYYGDGFFHNNIFWPMSHTKQMVQFYRQRFEHYGHGRADQAIVGLGGQVFMRKNSQDAVNEFRPYFDNAPVYGHGPSLEDFSEQTPLTVGSPQQVIDRYAAMRHDVGHYQRQLFLIDHAGLPLKTVFEQLDILGGEVVPVLRTEMESDRPAHVPSGPPSHAERVAAARAAGEVHTQPVAAADHWTGKTAEDDAAAADAVTARPGSAFGL, from the coding sequence ATGCAGTTCGGAGTCTTCACCGTCAGCGACATCACTCCTGACCCCACCACCGGCCGGACCCCCGACGACACCGAGCGCGTCCGCTCGATCCTCGCGATCGCGGAGCACGCCGAGGAGGTGGGCCTGGACGTCTTCGCCACCGGCGAGCACCACAACCCGCCGTTCGTCGCGTCCTCCCCGACGACCATGCTCGGCTACCTGGCCGCGCGCACGAAGCGGATCGTCCTGTCCACGGCGACCACGCTGATCACCACGAACGACCCGGTCCGCCTGGCCGAGGAGTACGCGATGCTCCAGGTGATCTCCGACGGCCGGATGGACCTCATGATGGGCCGCGGCAACACGGGCCCCGTCTACCCGTGGTTCGGGCAGGACATCCGCCAGGGCATCCCGCTGGCGATCGAGAACTACGCCCTGCTGCGCCGCCTCTGGGAGGAGGACGTCGTGGACTGGGAGGGCAAGTTCCGCACCCCGCTGCAGGGCTTCACCTCGACCCCCCGCCCGCTGGACGGCGTCCCGCCGTTCGTCTGGCACGGGTCGATCCGCAGCCCCGAGATCGCGGAGCAGGCCGCCTACTACGGCGACGGGTTCTTCCACAACAACATCTTCTGGCCGATGAGCCACACCAAGCAGATGGTGCAGTTCTACCGGCAGCGGTTCGAGCACTACGGCCACGGCCGCGCCGACCAGGCGATCGTCGGCCTGGGCGGCCAGGTGTTCATGCGGAAGAACTCGCAGGACGCCGTGAACGAGTTCCGGCCCTACTTCGACAACGCGCCGGTCTACGGCCACGGCCCGTCGCTCGAGGACTTCTCCGAGCAGACCCCGCTGACCGTCGGCTCGCCGCAGCAGGTGATCGACCGGTACGCCGCCATGCGGCACGACGTCGGCCACTACCAGCGCCAGCTGTTCCTCATCGACCACGCGGGCCTGCCGCTGAAGACGGTGTTCGAGCAGCTCGACATCCTGGGCGGCGAGGTCGTGCCCGTGCTCCGCACGGAGATGGAGTCCGACCGCCCCGCGCACGTCCCGTCCGGCCCGCCGAGCCACGCCGAGCGCGTCGCCGCCGCCCGCGCGGCCGGCGAGGTGCACACCCAGCCCGTCGCGGCCGCCGACCACTGGACCGGGAAGACCGCCGAGGACGACGCCGCCGCCGCGGACGCGGTGACGGCCCGCCCGGGCTCGGCCTTCGGCCTCTGA